The genomic region TATTAATGGATaggcagaaaagaaaaatggggCATCGTTTGACCGAAACATTATGGATGTGAGAGCGGACACAATTTGACTGAAACATATGAAGACCTTTAGATGGATTATACGTCTAGtattcaaactttttatattacaCTATAATCTGGATTGgcaataatttctaattttagagattaattttctagaattttacttttaaaaagttaatttctcATTTAGTAAAAATTGACAGAATTCAGCCTACTTaagattaattttctttttattactaATGTTATATCTACTACTTCTACAAAAACAAAGCTCTTAATGGGTAGTTTTATAAAAGTAGTAAGTGCCGCAACAGatgagcaaaagaaaaaaaaaaaaaaaaaaaaaaaacattttccatatagatttatatatacattggAAGGAAGCTATAGCTAACGCATCAATGCTTTGTTTCAATCTTTTCAGGAATAAAATAGAAGAGCTGCACAGTTTAATGAGACGAAACCCGAAACCCCGCCACCAACACCTAGAGAACAAGGATCATAAGTTCATGTGTCATGTTTTGCCATGCAGGTACATCATAGAACAAAGATCATGGCATTGGCATTGGCATGTTATTCTAATTGAACGCCTTTGTATGTTTTCAGAATATCATACTAGTAGTGGTTATCAGATGATGCAGACTGAAATgcaagaaaaattttgaagtaGAAAAGGACGTATGGAAATAACTAAAAGAAGTGAAGAGATATTTACTCATGCTATGTATTTTATAGGTACAATTTACAAACATAAGAGCATTATTACAGCCACATACAAAAGACATTATCGATGCATCTATATGCTCTCAGCCAACCGGCCAGAGCACAGGACTTTTAAGACATGATATCAAAATACAGTATACCTAGAAGAACTCACGGTCAGGGAAAAGCAGTGGAGCTAAAAGAGTCCATACATACAGTCCAGCAGTGACCCACTCGGTGCAGATTCGAACCCAAACTGATGTCCAGCCGACATCTATCAGATCAGAGCTTTCAGATGAGCTGGTCCATCCAGAAAGAAGCATTGCCGAGTACATGCTAGCCAAGGCAAATATCAGGTGGAAGAATGTGTAGGAATAACTAACAGGCCTGGCTTCTgtctccttcttttctttcccttcttcCAACTGTTCTTCTAGAAGTGGTTTCTTTGCATCTGCAATACAAGATTTAGAAGCATCTATATTAACATCATACGTAGTAACCCTCTTAACTCTAAAGATTGATTTTCTAAGTTGAGTGAAGAATACTAGTTTTGCAGCCAGACTAACAGTTGACAACATTGTAGGAGCTCTTTCTTCACCAGATCAAACTCCAAAAGTTAAAAAAGTTGTAAAGAACCAGGAGATGGCTCTCATTTCTGTGACTGTAATACTTTAGCAGAAAACATATGCTGTGCCACTTCATTTGATCAGATCCAGTTTTCACTGAAGGAAATTTTTTATGTCACTTAAAGGAAGAATCCTAAGATACCGATAAGGTAGGCCATACAGGGGGCAAGAAGAGGAACATCCCTGgagatttttctaattttagcaTTTCGAAGCATGTCACCATCTACCAGATAAAAAACGAAACAGAAACAATAACAGTAGCAGTGGGAGTAGTTTTAGGACTAGTACTAGTAGTAGCAGCAGCAGCTGCGATTCCTATCCATATTCAAGTGTCATGTTTCATGGAATTGAGCTAAAATTACAGTCAGCAGTTAAGACTGAGCCTGTAAACTGAAGACCACTAACACCTAAGggacatatattttattagtaagaACAGAAAATATCAAGATTTAAAAGTCGTCATGTACGAATAATGGTGACAGCTGACAGGTACTCTAGCTGCCTGCCTTGCAGATTTCCATTTGATATTGGTCAGCAGAGGCCTCGTCAtaatgcataaaagaaaaaggctgcTTCTAGGATTTTTTTCTAGTTATATAGATCACCTGATGCCTTAGGTGAGGAGGGTGGTGATAGAAATGTTGTTGAAGACCCAGCACGAACAGCAGAATATAGGACTGATAGAATGGTGGTAAGCATCCCAAGGATAAGTGTGCTTGTGGAAACTGCTTTCGTTTTGTTGTGGAGACCATTGCATACATAGTCATGCGGTTCACTGGAGAGACCCGTATAGCAAACATAAGCACAATATATTGATATCACCGAAGCAGGCAAGAGGCTTCCATTAACCTATTTGAAATGCCCAGCCAGAGTCATATTGCAAGTCATAGAACTATTACcttaatatatgtaaaagcATAAGTATCACTTCCCTACAATCATGTAATAAGATAAATGGTTCTCAaaatacacacacacacacacccCATACAAGTACATAAGACAGCTGAAATCTTAGGAACATGCTACTATTTGTATGAGTAATGCTTTTATTAGaggaataagtagactaagaaAATCTTATCCTTACTGTAGGATGTAGCGCTATTATGGCAAAAACAAATGCAAGAATCATGGTCATCACAATAAAGAAGATATTGAGGCCACAGTCTTGGCCAGATGGGTTGAACCATATGAATAGAACACCAGAGAATGCGAATGCTGCAAGGTAGCACACAACTGACACAACTAGTAAAGCAATATACCTAAAAAGAAGCAATTCAAGGATTAGAAGTGAATAATAGTGAACAAAGGAAAAATTGTGAGAAATATGTACTGGAGCCTACCATTTCTGTTCATCTTTCTCTACCCATGCATCATTCCACGAGTGTGTAAAGTCTAGCAAAATAATCACTTGAACCAACAAAAATAGCCCTGCCCCAAACTTTGAAATGATGCCTGCAAGtaagatttgtttaaataggttaattatGACATTTGAAACCAAATACAGGAAAAGAATGACTAAAATTTCATTATGTATCATTGTCAAtaagatttgtttaaataggttaattatGACATTTGAAACCAAATACAGGAAAAGAATGACTAAAATTTCATTATGTATCATTGTCAAGAAATGACAACATAATAAGCCAAGAGAAGCATCATTACTcaagaaaaggtaaataaaagaaagtttcAAAAGCACTACTTGATCCTTGATCTCATGCAAACTTGTTCAGATTTTACCTATGAGTGATCATCCTGGCAATCCAATAGTTCCTAATGAAAGTTGCACATGCTAAGAAgattaaatctattaaaataaaacaatccTGTTGCAAGCATAAGAATAACCTAATAGCCAATAAGAACTCAAGTTGCTTATGTAAAATCTTACTCAATTCTAATACAAGAATTATCAGAGAAGTACTACTTGTTTCTGGAGCTTTTAATGCAACTAATTCAGAGTCTTAATCAAAAAAATCAgcacaaaaaaaaatcataaaattgtGATTGATAAAGGTCAACATATTCATCTGCTAGGCCCAGTTAAAGAAAACCAGATGGTTACGCTGATTGCTCTGGATCAAAAGTCTAGGAGCTAAACTGACCATAGATAGCGATGACGACATTGGGCATGAAAAACATGAGGACAAGAAGCAAAAGCCAGATCACCATCTTTGCAATCCATCCACCATGGTGCCATGAGTCGCGTCTATCATTTTGGTCCTTCACACCAATCATTATTAAAGCAAATATTgcaaaaaacaagaaattccCTAAGCTCACACGAAGAACTGCCTGTATTTGAAACCATTCTTTTGAGTGAGTAACAGAAGACTTTATCCCTGCAAACATGTAACATATTCATTTCACCATCTAAACAACAGTAAAGAGTTGATGAAATTATAACCTGATCTACATTATGAAACTATTAAAATAGGAATATCTATTTTGGCAATATCAAATGGCTAATTTCTGTCTGCTacaaacaaaaatcaacttGAAGCGCATGATCAAACAACTTAGGCAGCTAGTTGACAACaaacacaaaatttaaaaGCCATTACTAAAATGAGAATCccattcaaaattattaaaattaaaaccagCCAAGCTCATGTAAACTAAATGCAACAGTTTCACTAATAATTCCTAGAGAAGACCCAGATTAAGAATTTCTTCATGCTAAATAATCCCAATTAGCAATATACCTTAATAAACTTAATCCAGAAAACCCAACTTGCTTCCTCAACAAATATCAGAAACTCAAATATGCAGCTTGAACAATTATACaaattattaacaattttaaaagcTCAGATGAATCAATTTACTAACTTCTCAATTGTCAAAATTTACAGCGTTTAGGCCTAAcagaatcaaaattttaaacatCCATTGCACACCATTCCCAATACAAAATTTGCACAAAGATTACAAGgttactatataatttaaagatCATGCCAATTATTAACAAATTTCATAGCCAGACAGATAGATTAATGTACTAAGTTCGGAATTGATAAAATTCACAGCATAGAGGCCAAAAAGATTCCAACCTTTGATCAAGATTATCAGAATTCACAGCATATAGGCCAAAAACGAAACAAACTTTTCCACACAAAATGGTAAATTagcacaagaaaagaaaaagagtagTGCAGAATGATACTGACAAGGTAGTTTCTCTATAAGAGGAGCGCCAAATTCTCTAAGAATCCAAGAAACGATCAAAGAGAGACCAAAAAGACCGCAATAAGCAAGTCTTGCAGATTTCTTCGATATACCCGAAGCCACTGATGTACAAAGGCCACATGTCATAGTTGCACAGCATGATGCGAAGCAAACTAAGCACgacatctctctctctctctctctctctctctgtctcttgtttctctctctagattCGAGAATATACCGAGTTGGAAGAAGATGGAGGCAAACAAAGACTGGCAGCTGAGAAGATGTTACTGTGAGTATTTGCGTACgtgatttgaaaatctttcaCTTTGGTccttaatttattagattatacTTTTCGTTCCCATTCAATTAGGTACTATTGCAGTTAGATCCATTAGCCTACTAGGCCTTATTTCCTAAGctcattgaaaaataaatttgggCTTTTATGATCAAACCTTCTTTAATTTAAGAGAATGCCATTTGTCCAAATACTTTAGGCCTATTGATAGAAGTGAACAAATCATCTAAAGAGGTCAAATGTAGATATGaagaagtatatatatatatatatatatatatatatatgacacCTAAACTTTTTTTGacatatagaatttttatctttatgtgtatttatttttgatacatgatatttaagtttatatataactttgtaattttttattaatttattaattaataagttacactcccaattaaacatacattctaatcctaagaaataatatattaataataaattaattttttaattagataatgattagttttataattagataatcaTCATTCTACAagatagtatattaattatattttaatattatattaattaattaattaattttataattagataataattttaattatagattgtaatatgtttaaatactatgtttactaataaattgattattaattagataaaaaaattaattctaaaaaatagtaatattaattacattgatagtattaatttatataatattagaattaataaataaatgatttaattttgatgaaaatggaaaatttaTTACCTAATGAAATGGAAGAATTATAAGGGATTTTGATTGACTGAGAAATCTCATTTTGACTTTAAagcttttttcttaaaattaagttaGAATTATCCATTTCAATTTTGATTACTATCCATATTTTTCACAAATTAAAGGAGCCCTTAATTCTATGTGTCTCCCACTTCTaagttttgataaatttttaagagaTATAAGATCTTGAATGATTGAATAACTAAACTTATATATGAACaaacattaataaaaagaataaggaaataatatcataactttcttttatgtcATCTACTTTCCCTTTtagtaaaaagaagaagaaaaatctaaCAATAGAACTTTGTCATGGATGCTAGATATAGACATTCACCCTGAACATATCAATGAAATTTTATCAGTTCATCCTCTACGACCGCCCGGCAAACATTCTTGCTTACTGcctataacaaaataattccAATATGGCAGCA from Ricinus communis isolate WT05 ecotype wild-type chromosome 9, ASM1957865v1, whole genome shotgun sequence harbors:
- the LOC8261475 gene encoding probable serine incorporator isoform X1, giving the protein MSCLVCFASCCATMTCGLCTSVASGISKKSARLAYCGLFGLSLIVSWILREFGAPLIEKLPWIKSSVTHSKEWFQIQAVLRVSLGNFLFFAIFALIMIGVKDQNDRRDSWHHGGWIAKMVIWLLLLVLMFFMPNVVIAIYGIISKFGAGLFLLVQVIILLDFTHSWNDAWVEKDEQKWYIALLVVSVVCYLAAFAFSGVLFIWFNPSGQDCGLNIFFIVMTMILAFVFAIIALHPTVNGSLLPASVISIYCAYVCYTGLSSEPHDYVCNGLHNKTKAVSTSTLILGMLTTILSVLYSAVRAGSSTTFLSPPSSPKASDAKKPLLEEQLEEGKEKKETEARPVSYSYTFFHLIFALASMYSAMLLSGWTSSSESSDLIDVGWTSVWVRICTEWVTAGLYVWTLLAPLLFPDREFF
- the LOC8261475 gene encoding probable serine incorporator isoform X2; amino-acid sequence: MSCLVCFASCCATMTCGLCTSVASGISKKSARLAYCGLFGLSLIVSWILREFGAPLIEKLPWIKSSVTHSKEWFQIQAVLRVSLGNFLFFAIFALIMIGVKDQNDRRDSWHHGGWIAKMVIWLLLLVLMFFMPNVVIAIYGIISKFGAGLFLLVQVIILLDFTHSWNDAWVEKDEQKCEPHDYVCNGLHNKTKAVSTSTLILGMLTTILSVLYSAVRAGSSTTFLSPPSSPKASDAKKPLLEEQLEEGKEKKETEARPVSYSYTFFHLIFALASMYSAMLLSGWTSSSESSDLIDVGWTSVWVRICTEWVTAGLYVWTLLAPLLFPDREFF